The genomic window TTCCAAATGAGCCAATTCAATTGTTTTGCGTTTTGTGATGTCTTTTTGAACACCGACAAAGTAGGTTTTATCGTCTTTATTGTTTTTAGCAGGGTCAATAGACAGTTCATTCCAGAAGGGTGTGCCATCTTTTTTATAGTTTAAAATTTCCGTTTTATAGCTTTCGAAGCGACTCATTGTACGCTTAATTTTAGCTACTTCATCTTTATTCGTATCTTCACCTTGCAAGAAACGACAATTTCTGCCCATTACTTCTTCTAGATGGTATTGTGTAATATCGGTAAAACCCTGGTTAATAAAAATGATTGGATTATCTTCTAAACTAGGATCCGTTATGGCAATCCCAATCCCCGTGTAATCAAGGCTATTTGAGAAAAAAGTCGCATCTAAATTAATCATAATCCCCTATAAATTCCTTTTCGTTTTAATCCTATGATACATAAAACGAACAGATTAATCAAACTTTCCCCCTCGATCAATAGCTCATTTTGAGACATGATTCGTTTAGCGACTTGTTATAAATAGGTTGTTTGAATTCTGGTCTTTTTACACATGTCCTTCCTACTACTTTAGAAAATAAGACCAACCAACATGGCGAGTAACGAAAATGGAACTGGGGATTACGAATACATGTAAAGCAGCTTACTAAACCGAGTTTCCTGTAAGACAGATTCGATTTCAATTAATGATGGTGATGTTTGCTTTCTTGAGCATCGTTCGGTTTATTGCCATTTTCAATAAACGCTTCTATCGTTTCATCTGAAACATCCCCAACAACAACCATTTGTTTTGGCATAACGTGCATATCACGAGCTGTAATATGCGACTGAACAAGATAAATGCCGTCTTCTAGAAACTCATGTTCAATGGTGTATGTTCCTGAATCTATGTATACAGCATCTTGAAGTTTGCCTTCGTCTCGTTCTTGATCTTTCCAAATTTCAAACACAACGTCCTCTGCGTCATCGACAATCTCTTCTCCTTGTGTCAACGTGACGCTCAGGTTAGTCCTTACATGGGTATCGATTTCAAGCGGACTATCAATCTTTGCTCGAACAACCTCTAAAGAGGGTGTCTCTAGTGAGGAGTCGCTACACCCCGTTAGTCCAACAAATATAGACGTGATGAAACTGATTCGTACGAATAAATAGGCTCTCATTCCAATCCTACTTTCATTTTTAATTAGGGTAGCTAAGCTGAGTATCGTGTTCTATTACTGTGTTTCTTTTTCTGAACAATTGGCCGTATGATAAAGTCAAACAAAAGCAATACGATTAAGGAGAACCCAACAAGCGGCATCAAAACCCCAAAGCCGAACATGATGCTAAAGACAATCCATGTGGTTTTCTTATCTTTTGATCGTTTAGGTGCGCCGACTGAACCTTTTGGAGCTCGTTTTCGCCAGATAACATAAGAAGTTCCGATTATGCCCATTAAGCCAATGCAAGTTAATAAACCTAGGAATTGATTGAACCAGCCAAACAACCTTCCTTCGTGAAGAGCGATCCCGGACTCTACTAATTTAGCACCAAAGGAAAAGTCATCATACCGGACATCCGTTAATAGAACACCGCTATATTGATCCATATGGAGGGTAGCTAAATCTTTCGGTTGATTCATATGCGAAGCTGTATAAACGCCTAATTCTCCTTGAGGCATTGAGACTGTATATGGTTTTTGTATTTCTTTTCCTTCAAAAAGATCAATGGCTTCATCAATTGATAAAGGAAGATAGTGATGTTGATGTGAAGAAGGGACAGGTAGTGCTTGATTCGCCCAAGGTACTTCATCAACGATGTCTTCAGTTAGCGTTATCGATTTCGGTTTATCACTAAAACTATAGGCGTACTCAGGGGCTGTTGCGATACTCTGTATAGTCGGACCTAAAACACCTGTCCACGGTAAGCCTGTTGCAATTAAAATGAACACAGATCCAGATAACCAAAATGCAGGTACAGCATGCAGATCTCTCCAAAACACTCTGCCTTTTTTGTTAAGTCGTGGTAGAAATGTTCCCCAAATTGCTTTTTTACTTCGAGGCCACCAAATATACAATCCAGTTATAAGCAAAATAATCCCCCAACATGCCGCAAGCTCAACCATTCGATTTCCAATAGTTCCAGCTATCCAAAGCTCACTATGTAGGCGCTTAACTATTTCTGTTACTTTTTCTTCATTGTTGACTATGCCAGTAATGTCTCCGCTGTAAGGGTTAACAAAGATGGAAGAGCCTACACCGTTGTTATCAACAAGAAATTCAGTTGCTTCTGTTTGGTCGCTAATCTTAACAGAGCTAATCGTTGCGTCTGGGTAAGACATGTGAAGGGATTCAGCTTGTGCCGAGTAAGGCAGGTAATCTGTCTCTTTTTCCTCAATGGTTGTGTATTCACTGTAAAGAAATCCTTCAATTTGCGGTTTAAATAAATATATCCCACCACTAAAAGCTAAAATAAATAGAAACGGAGCAACTATAACCCCTGCATAAAAATGCCACCGC from Shouchella hunanensis includes these protein-coding regions:
- a CDS encoding PAS domain-containing protein; amino-acid sequence: MINLDATFFSNSLDYTGIGIAITDPSLEDNPIIFINQGFTDITQYHLEEVMGRNCRFLQGEDTNKDEVAKIKRTMSRFESYKTEILNYKKDGTPFWNELSIDPAKNNKDDKTYFVGVQKDITKRKTIELAHLETIKEYHHLPCPIIPLLHDIGVMPIVGLVTKGRISNLIEATKRSIHDHTIKTLAVDVSCINTVNEATFEALLDLHDHLHSVGTEMVVTGFAEHQLVAPLDLPTFLSSKLNRAASTQELLLKFDKNKWS
- a CDS encoding FixH family protein, whose amino-acid sequence is MRAYLFVRISFITSIFVGLTGCSDSSLETPSLEVVRAKIDSPLEIDTHVRTNLSVTLTQGEEIVDDAEDVVFEIWKDQERDEGKLQDAVYIDSGTYTIEHEFLEDGIYLVQSHITARDMHVMPKQMVVVGDVSDETIEAFIENGNKPNDAQESKHHHH
- a CDS encoding PepSY-associated TM helix domain-containing protein, with protein sequence MKKKQQSSSFYQMIWRWHFYAGVIVAPFLFILAFSGGIYLFKPQIEGFLYSEYTTIEEKETDYLPYSAQAESLHMSYPDATISSVKISDQTEATEFLVDNNGVGSSIFVNPYSGDITGIVNNEEKVTEIVKRLHSELWIAGTIGNRMVELAACWGIILLITGLYIWWPRSKKAIWGTFLPRLNKKGRVFWRDLHAVPAFWLSGSVFILIATGLPWTGVLGPTIQSIATAPEYAYSFSDKPKSITLTEDIVDEVPWANQALPVPSSHQHHYLPLSIDEAIDLFEGKEIQKPYTVSMPQGELGVYTASHMNQPKDLATLHMDQYSGVLLTDVRYDDFSFGAKLVESGIALHEGRLFGWFNQFLGLLTCIGLMGIIGTSYVIWRKRAPKGSVGAPKRSKDKKTTWIVFSIMFGFGVLMPLVGFSLIVLLLFDFIIRPIVQKKKHSNRTRYSA